The DNA sequence ATATTGCTATTTTCAAGCGCGTAAAATAAGGGAATTAAAGCTATCCAAGCGAGAGGCCAGAAATTGAACAGCGGATAAGACAGCGCCAACAAGATGCCCGAAATTATCGCTAATGGCGCCGACATTTTGCCGACCGTTACGTCACGCATACCGCGCCTCCGTTTTGGAACATCTATATTTTACCATAATTTCACGCCTTTTCGCCTTTACCATCAATATCATATTATAATGTATAGTAAGCAACTTTATTGCCAGCTATCCCTATCTTGTATTTTCCCGTTTTTATCATATTTTTCATGCTTTAGCACCAGTTAACTGTCGTATTTTTCGTCACCCTTTGACGGAATCTCGACACCCCCACCTTACCGGCCGGCCCGCCGGAAGCAGGAAAGAGTCAATAAAAAACGTCCAGTACTTCCCTTCCCCCCAATTGAGGAATAGGGAAGCACTGGACGTCAATACCTAAGTGATCAGCTAACTATATTTAGTAAGCTAACCCAAAATCCCGATAAAACATCGGGATGGCGTGTACCAACGCCTGCCTATCCGGCAGGTCTGCCTTTCGGCAGATCATGGTCTTATTATTCACTAATACTTTCTCGAGTGATTTTAATTGATCGGATGGTTCGAGATTAGAAATGTTATCGGAGATGCCGATTTCCGCCTTTTTCAACCACTGGATCGATTTAAGGCAGGCGTCAACGATTTTATCTTCGGCGCTTCTTCGTGTGGCTAAAATATAGTACAATAAGGCAAGCTCAAAGGCAGTGGATTGCTCTCCTTTGAGGAGGTAAGCGACTCGTCTGGTTTGTATTTTATCGTCTAATTTCATTGATGTTTCCTACGACTCGCTGAATGTATTTCGACAGATTCCGACATAAATTTCACTGCACTTTTTCTTAACATATCAGCACATATGTATGATCGGCCTTAGGCCGACTCAACTTGCACCTGTTTTCCGCTTCTTGGGCTACGGGAAAAAGGGAAGTCGCTTCCCAGCGAAGGGGTGGGTTTGGGATTGGCGATGAATATCCATCAAGTGACGGCGGGCGGGGGATCAAAAGAATTTCAATATCAAAAAGAGGGAGATTGGTTTCCGCCTGAGGCGCCTGCCCGCCTTTGGCGGGGACCAGCCTTTGGCCAATTTTCATGAGAATCATCCTTATCGTGTCCGGAAACGCCCGGAAGTGCCCGCAAGCAAAAATGTCCGGAAGTGTCCGGAAATGTCCGGAAGCTTAATCAACTCGCTTTTTATATACCGTTCTATACCCCCGCCCCTCTTTTAGCAGGAGTCCCTTTTTTGTTAATTCAGTAAGGTCTCTTCTGGCCGTCCTTTCGTCTATATCAAACAATTCCGCATAAGAAGATGAAGAAATCATCTCTTCAACACCTAATTTCCCCAAAAATTGTTTTTGTCTTTGATTAAGCTCCAGTTCGATTTCCTTTTCTTTCATCTTGTTTAAGTCAGCAGCAAACATAGTGGCAATAACCGTCCCGCCAAAATCAAAAGAATTTCAGCGTATGTGTGGGGGCCTACCAAATCCCCGAAAGTGAGATCCGGTGGACGTTGTCCCTGGACAGGGCCCGCTGGGTGACGTAGGCGTAGTCAACCCGCGTGTGGTTGACCTGGAAGCCAGCCCCGGGCGGCCAAGCGTAACGCGTAATGTTACCCGCTAAATCTGTAGATTCAACTGTAATCAGCGCCGGGCCGTCGTAGCCAGGGATGGGGTCGAATTTCGCTTCAACCTGACCATTAGCCGCCTGCCACTGGCCACTGGTAACTAGTAACTGGGGAGACGCGCCATTTTGAGTCACGTAAACCTTCGGCGCTTCTTTTAGGGGTTCGCTGACGTTGAACTTGATGCTTACCTGTCCGTTAACGGACGGTATACTGGCCGGGTTGGGAGAGACAGAAAGATCGCTGACCGACGGATTTGTCTTGTCGATCACAAACGTCTTTATTTTACTGATCGGATTAAGCGCCAGATCGCGGGCCTCGACTGAAACCTCAACCGGTCCTTCCGCGTCTTCAGCGATAATCAAATAATGGTATTCGTAACTATTGCCTTCAACCGTCGTCAAGTTGGCGGTTTTGGCCGCACCGTTATTCAACGTTAGTTTGACCGCCGGCACCGCCTCAAGTGTTTCCAGGAAACTTAACTTTATGCCGACATCGCTATCCAGCTTCGCGTACGGCGGATCGATCGAAAAATCGGTCGGCTCGGGCTGTGAATAATCAACCGTCAGATTGATTGTCTTGGGGATGGCGAGCCCATAGAGCGCGTCCTGGCCGCTCACCCTGGCATAGTAATCACCCGCCGGGAGAGGATTCCCGTCGTTGCCCAAACCGTTATATTCATAAACATACGAACCGGCGGTGTGATTGAAAGTCTTGCTCCAAACCGCTTCGCTGCTCGAATTGAGCACTTCGATCTTGACGAGAGCTTCGCCCGAGATGTACATCGTCGGGTAATTGACCGAATAGTTAAAGTTGACCGAGTCTTTGGCCCCGTCGCCGTTAGGCGAAAAGATCGGGGAGCTGATCGAAATATTGACAGTTGGGCGGGCGGAAACAAGCAGGACCGTCCCTGGCTCTTCAACCTTGGCGCCTAACTTGTCTTCGGCTTTGATCACATAGCTGTAATAGCCGTCCAAAGCCATATTTCCCGCGTTGTCCTTACCGTCCCAGTAGAAGGAATAATTACCCGAACCTTGAGGATCGTTTTCGATCAGGTTTTTGACGGTCGATCCGGTCGGCGTCCGGATATCGAGGCCGACGGCATAGTCAGGGACGCCGCCCGCCAGACCATATGAAATCCTGGTCAAGTCCGTCAAACCGTCGCCGTTGGGGGTGAAAGTCGCGGGGCTGGCCTGATGGCTAACCAGGCGGAAAGTGTCTGGTCTGGCCGCGAACGCATCTGTTTTTGCTTCCGCGATATTTTTCGCGCGGTCCTCGGCAATGATCTTGAAGTACCGCTCCCCTTCCCCGCTGATCGGATAACTGATGAGATGCTCCCCCGCAGTCTGGCTCTCACCGGTAATGACGGCCGCCAAAAGCATCCCGTCTTTGTCAAAGACGGAAACTTCAACGGAAGAATTTTCCGGGATAGAATAGGTCAATTCCGCCTTGTTCATTCGATAGTCGACGGCCAAGCCCTTGACCAGGATGTTGGGCGGGA is a window from the Candidatus Margulisiibacteriota bacterium genome containing:
- a CDS encoding DeoR family transcriptional regulator; amino-acid sequence: MFAADLNKMKEKEIELELNQRQKQFLGKLGVEEMISSSSYAELFDIDERTARRDLTELTKKGLLLKEGRGYRTVYKKRVD